A DNA window from Arachis duranensis cultivar V14167 chromosome 3, aradu.V14167.gnm2.J7QH, whole genome shotgun sequence contains the following coding sequences:
- the LOC107476989 gene encoding P-loop NTPase domain-containing protein LPA1 homolog 1 (The sequence of the model RefSeq protein was modified relative to this genomic sequence to represent the inferred CDS: added 32 bases not found in genome assembly) — protein sequence MCETPKILYIVVVDEKEKDSFRYTRSVLQSTLQLMGCKARHAFKISKRVFEVTKGESTTGTPQPEAVTLSGSYTPSENFVNKDGKNAGFCLAKTDLGDRLCRLAKEKNNSVPFESYKRRTTAFVQRETFLDMVCDAMSEYKYLGPNQRADLVLACRMRERKESVTVLLCGTSGCGKSTLSSLLGGRLGLTTVVSTDSIRHMMRSFADEKENPLLWASTYHAGECLDPVSVAEAKAKKKAKKLAGVARSLPKDVANEGGHRKSDSGILEIGPNITELPNPKQMAVEGFKAQSEMVIDSLDRLITAWEERKESVVVEGVHLSLNFVMGLMKKHPSIIPFMIYISNEEKHLERFAVRAKYMTLDPAKNKYVKYIRNIRTIQDYLCKRAEKHLVPKINNTNVDKSVAAIHATVFSCLRRRGAGDQLYDPIRNTVTVVDEEYRHQCAANTLSSKGMFRLIQRKGSSRSLMALVNTDGSVAKAWPVNRVDSNGKPIWGLGPDNGIGSPMYGPLRIGKAEPINLQFGFYGISAWPSDGGTSRAGSVDESRADDSGSRYDSGSRYLSSCCSSPTSEGPAKELKEDFSVHGSDEELDDDDQLEVGSDDDLSDDGHKDVHDEEGSVDEESTKSDEEYDDLAMQDQDYGYVWQDDEEELKDKLAAVAAELETKMQLNNHNRNMDVFHRTRSEPIPVPGPGPGPGPDHRSYSSFLVEKKSERKITPRGKAKMRKRSLSIPAFGKHSSAINDPILSGAPQR from the exons ATGTGCGAAACTCCAAAGATATTGTACATAGTGGTGGTGGACGAGAAGGAGAAGGATTCGTTTCGATACACGCGCTCTGTTCTTCAGAGCACTCTTCAACTTATGGGATGCAAAGCTCGCCATGCCTtcaag ATCAGCAAAAGAGTATTTGAAGTCACAAAGGGGGAGAGTACCACTGGTACCCCACAGCCTGAAGCTGTAACGCTATCAGGTTCATACACACCAAGTGAAAATTTTGTGAATAAAGATGGTAAGAATGCTGGTTTTTGCTTGGCTAAAACAGACTTAGGAGACCGGTTATGTCGTCTggcgaaagaaaaaaataacagtGTACCATTTGAGTCGTACAAAAGGCGCACAACAGCATTTGTTCAGAGAGAAACATTTTTAGATATGGTTTGTGATGCTATGTCTGAGTACAAGTATCTCGGTCCCAATCAGAGAGCAGATTTGGTGCTAGCCTGCAG GATGCGAGAAAGGAAGGAGTCTGTGACAGTGCTGTTGTGTGGCACTAGTGGCTGTGGCAAATCCACATTGTCTTCACTGCTG GGTGGCAGATTGGGCCTCACCACAGTGGTGTCAACCGATTCTATCAGGCACATGATGAGGAGTTTTGCTGATGAGAAGGAGAACCCCTTGTTATGGGCTTCTACTTACCATGCCGGCGAGTGTTTGGATCCAGTTTCTGTTGCAGAAGCCAAGgccaaaaagaaagcaaaaaagctaGCAGGCGTGGCACGTTCTCTTCCCAAGGATGTAGCAAACGAGGGTGGTCATAGGAAATCCGATTCAGGGATATTGGAGATAGGCCCTAACATTACTGAACTGCCAAATCCAAAGCAAATGGCTGTTGAAGGATTTAAGGCACAGAGCGAGATGGTGATTGACAGTCTTGATAGGCTAATCACTGCCTGGGAAGAACGGAAAGAGTCTGTTGTTGTAGAGGGTGTTCATTTGAGCCTAAACTTTGTT ATGGGGCTTATGAAGAAACATCCTTCAATCATACCGTTCATGATATACATTTCAAACGAGGAAAAGCACCTGGAAAGATTTGCTGTACGTGCGAAGTATATGACACTTGACCCAGCTAAAAACAAGTATGTAAAGTATATTCGAAATATTAGGACAATTCAGGATTATCTCTGTAAGCGTGCCGAGAAGCATTTAGTTCCCAAAATAAACAATACAAATGTTGACAAGAGTGTAGCAGCCATCCATGCAACTGTCTTCAGCTGTCTTCGGAGGCGTGGAGCAGGGGATCAACTGTATGATCCCATTAGAAATACTGTAACGGTTGTTGATGAGGAGTACAGACATCAATGTGCAGCAAATACTTTAAGCTCGAAAGGAATGTTCCGGTTGATCCAGAGGAAAGGTTCTTCAAGGAGTCTGATGGCACTTGTTAATACCGATGGATCTGTTGCGAAAGCTTGGCCTGTTAATCGCGTTGACTCTAATGGGAAGCCTATTTGGGGCCTTGGACCAGATAATGGAATTGGAAGTCCAATGTATGGTCCCTTGCGGATTGGTAAGGCAGAACCGATAAATCTTCAGTTTGGTTTTTATGGGATCAGTGCTTGGCCCAGTGATGGTGGTACTAGTCGAGCTGGAAGTGTTGATGAGTCGAGGGCTGATGATTCTGGTAGTAGATATGATTCTGGTAGTAGATATTTATCCTCTTGCTGTAGCTCACCGACCTCGGAAGGTCCTGCAAAAGAG CTCAAGGAAGATTTCTCGGTGCATGGTAGTGATGAAGAGTTAGACGACGATGATCAGCTAGAGGTAGGTAGTGATGATGATTTAAGTGATGATGGTCACAAAGACGTCCATGACGAG GAAGGGTCAGTTGATGAGGAATCTACAAAGTCAGATGAGGAGTACGATGATCTTGCAATGCAAGATCAAGATTATGGGTATGTGTGGCAGGATGACGAGGAGGAGTTGAAGGATAAGCTTGCCGCGGTTGCAGCGGAGTTAGAAACAAAAATGCAACTGAATAATCATAATCGGAACATGGATGTATTCCATAGAACTAGAAGTGAGCCAATCCCTGTGCCAGGTCCAGGTCCAGGTCCAGGTCCAGACCATCGTTCTTACTCTTCCTTTCTCGTGGAAAAGAAGAGTGAAAGGAAAATAACGCCGAGGGGCAAAGCCAAAATGAGAAAACGCTCTCTTAGTATTCCTGCATTTGGCAAGCATAGTTCAGCAATCAATG